GTGGACAATATTCAGTTTGAACAGTATTGTcctctgtttttatgttgttccAGTGGGTCTGACAGACAAAGTCCTGGTCTTCCCTTATGAGACGGACTTCAGCTTCGTGGCCCTGATCCCACAGAAGGAGATGGGGCTGAGGGCCTTCACTCTCTGCATGCGTGTGGCCACTGAACTCCCGGAGGAGCGCCAGATCATCCTGTTTGCTTACCGCACCGCTGACTACGACGAGCTCAACGTGTGGCGTGAGAAGGACGGACGCGTCTCCTTCTACATGAGCGGTGACGGCATCTTCTTCCACCTGCCACCCATCACCACCTTCCGCACCAGCATCTGCCTCACCTGGGAGTCTCGCACCGGCCTGGCTGCCTTCTGGGTGGAGGGAAAACGCAGCACTTACCAGGTCTACAAGCCGGGGCACACCATCCGTCCAGAAGGCACCGTCCTCCTGGGGCAGGACCCGGACAAACACCTGGGGGGTTTGGAGGCTGTGCAGAGCTTCGTGGGAGAGGTGACCGATCTGAATATGTGGGACTTTGTGCTCTCCAGGAGCATGATCCAGGCCTGGCACTATGGGCACAAGGTCCCCAAGGGCAACATCTTCGACTGGGGCACCCTGGAGTATGAACTGAACGGGAACGTGATGGTGGTGGATGATGACTGACTCCCTGTGGAGTGGATTGCAGAGAGAGACGAGGCTTTAGAGATGTGTGACGGACTGATACTGATATGTGTGGTTGTCTTTCTTAGATTCACTGTTGCTTCATTTTAGGGCCCATGAAAGTACACAAATCTCAGTTTGAATATTGCATGAGAAACCCTGTGATGATCTGAGAAAGAGTAGAACAGGGCAGTATTTTTGGGCTTGGTTGAATATCCTCCCATTTATAACCTGTAACTATTTACAGCAGCAAAATGCGCTCGCAACAAAAGCCAACAGTTTGTGGAACACAGAAGTCAGTTGTTTTACATCAGTAACTCCTTTGTATCTCAAAGCCTCATTCTTTAATTGTTGTGAGCTGTGATGTACAAAGTATTCTGATcctttactgaagtaaaagtactaataccacactgtgaacatactccattacaagtgaAAGTCCTGCCTTCGTAACcttacttaaaggagacctaatagggtttttcagtttttttgctTTCCTTCAGTGATTTTTAAaagttcttgtgcatgtaaaagatcttgaaagttaaaaaggtcaaagtccgcaccaacagaagctcccctCTCCTACAGAAAACTATGCTACCCAAACATCTCATCAGTCGTTGACATATTTTATGCCTAGTGGCACAgaagcacagctgctctgttgttgctaacagtgctggctcaggcgtgtgaccgctgaccaatcagagataGACTGGATATTTTTTGGAGGAAGGGGCTTTAAAGAGacatgcattaatgtgtatgttgcattttactgctTTAGATGTTAAAGGTTGAACTGACTTAACTGCTATATAAACGGTTGGCTCGTTTAATCTACAGCCATGAATCAAGTTCGATAAGATGATCAGATGTATGACGGCTCCTCACTGTCCTGTGAGAACCACAAAAATGACATATTCCAACTAATCCAGGAAGGTTTTTAAGTAGGAGTTAGTTTATcataaaggtgcactatgtagttttgggaaagaaattcaaatcagaaaataaaaatcgtATCTTCAATGAGTGATTTTTACCAccgaataaactgaataaacaaactgaccctaaaGGACAACACGCTTTCATACTGCTCtgctttgtttatgtttggcggaccctgccagctCTCAGCTTTAAACTTATCCAAGCTTATTCTTCTCTGAGGACGGCTTGTCTCTTCAGTCATggagataaataaatattaattaatttatattattacctAAATAATATTGTTAATTTTACCTGTCTAAATAATAATTTCCCtactaaaactacatagtgcccctttaaacgtAGGACAATTTTCTCAGCCCACAAAGGAACCCTTCACAACCAATTCACCAACACCACACATGGGGATAGATGCTTTTCACTGGGCAGAAGGGCTATAAAGAACTGTAATCTGTAAAGCAACTCGCTGTCAGACAAGTACAATGGAGTAGAAAGTAcaatgttttcctctgagatgtTGCACAGCGAAAGAGTGTACATTTAGGCTCTAACTTGCACTTTAGTTCACTATTTAAGTACGTGTGAAAATGTTGTTGTGCCACGTGTATCCATGAGGTGGCGCTCTCTACTAGTTCACATCAAACAGACGCTCCTTAAACTGAAGCACAACCAAGCCCGCATCTGCTAATGTGATTTGACAGATTATTATCAAGGCCACCAATAACTGATGAATGttaagaaaaatattttaaaaagttgctACATTCCTGATcagtttatatttatttacttattatttacatgtatttaccACAAGACATCAGGTTACTTTATCTTGAAATTTTCAACAGCCTTTAATAATATTAGGCATTTTAAATTAGAATTACAGACTAAAGGTGATTCCAAACTATCTTCTTTATTTGGTCAGACTTTAACATACTGCAACGAATGCAATAACACACATGCAGTTGGTGCACATCAGCTTGTCCGGTGAGACCGATGATAAAAATGTGAAGGTTATTAAAACATCAAACTGGCAGATGTGTTGTTTCTACTCGGTGATTTAACTGCACTTGGAGACAAACGGCAATTATCGTGTTTAAAAATCCGTCGCCATAATGTTGCCCTCGGTTAACATACTCACTCATGAATTTTCCATGTTTTCAACTGATGTAAGAACGCTTTTGGGTCTGAAATAAGAAATCTTGCCATGCGCATGACTAATAATGTTTGTAATTAAAGAGAATATTTCATCTTTGAACTCTTTCGGCCTCCTTTTTCTTCGTCgtctctcttctccttctgGACAGATTTGAAAGGACTAATCACTTGTGTACATAATTCCAACAGGGGGgtttattaaatgtaatttatgttgATTTAGGAATTAATAGAAGAATCTTTCAAAAATGGATTTCACTTGTTTGGCTGGAGGACAAACAGACACTAAGGTTCTACACAGATAGAGAAATGCGGTCACCCATTTTTCCATCAGTCATCCTGTTTGTTGGATGTGTACACTGAGACCATTTGTTTTAGCTCCTTAATGAAAGaaatttatgtttatatttttgtcttttttctccagttttccTCAGTAAACCACGTTTAAAAGACATAATAagtcttcctgtctctctctctccctctgtgtgaatggtgtGCTTGAGCTctgcctcctgtgtgtttgtgtcgtctGTCATCTTTCCAGTTGTTTCATGGCGGAGAGGACGTCACCTGGAAGTCGCTCTACATCCACGTTCTTCTCATGTGATCACAATCTATTATTCTGTATACCAGTATTGTCCAATGCTGTAATCTCTCTATGTTGAGGGATCACTCCTCTTTTGCTCCTCCTGAGGTTCCTTACAGTGCACAGTACAAACATGAAATGACATTTAACTGTGGCCGGACACTTTGGTTCTGTCCAATCAGTGCCGgtcctgagtaatttggtgccctaggtcTTAGCCAGCGCCCCCCTTGCATCGCAGtgaatttcacaatcaattttcatatactcacacagaaactgcatgtatgtattcaagtttttatttcttttaattaaaaaaatatcacaccaaataaaaactgaagaaagaaacaagtggtaaaaatacaatataaataaggcattgtgcaaacatatctctcagcctcagagtgccatctctctcttatctattgtcagttgctttgcaaaacgaccttcaactccttccatgttgccatgtgggtaatgtgctcccggctatcctcatgaaccttcaacaagtggcttgcattgttccagtcctttagtccttccttattaggtctgtattcttttggagaaaacatttagcagcagaagcagtccAAGCTATCATTTTTGTTTGAGtgcatcagccagcttcttttgattttttcagcattgactaagactctgttccAAAAGTCACATTGACACtttcccatctttgtttttgggaaatgtgtaactgcttttttatttgaaatggtcctctgtgaactagctCTCATCTCATTTACTCAGTCagaagagatggccagtcagcctttagtcctgatgctgtgtcactctgctgtgctgaggtagagggacaggagcacctgatgctgtgtcactgggctgctggtgaaatatgttaagagtgcatctgaagagagaagagaagtatatgtgaccactgcatgttacattttgataataataataataaaaaaaacagattggtgTGTGccatacataagactaatatagactaataatgaaaatgtgatgaggttcattcaactttattgtcattgaaaagcaatatagtgtaaccagagtgcaagtgcagtgtatatattttgcctatgaatgatatgggaaagccaaggtgtggagtattactttaactgcactttaacactgatgtaaactttaacaaacataaactgtgacacagtaAGCCAAAGGCTTATATCTACCCTATTACAAAGGGGATAcaaaaactaatagcatttaactgacatacaagcaggaaaaaaacacctgaacaggtctaacgttaactttccaaacgtcgctgatgaatttaagtggagaaacattaacacacgtcgactcagctatttacTGATTATTATCCGAAATAAGCTAGCAAGCTCCAGcaacgatcattaaactattaatttcattcacttcatcacattgacgtcaCTGTACCTGcatcttcttcacgtttttcttcctcttctttccgtcttttccttcactgggcgccagatggtttcagtcttttggaccttgtggttctgctacagtatcagtaaatctctctcttggtcttggggtctcggtcaggtcagattcaggcagctggcccctcgacccgcccccctcacagaggacaggtacagtgcaacgagccagaacccagaaaaaaggcctctgcGTTATTTAGGCTAATAGTCCTTGGCATGACGTTATATTGCTGTGGGgttatataatatttcgaaataatagtagtaatggcactggtaaaaaaaaaaaatatatatatattttttacatttctatttatttatttatttattctcccCCGTTTTCGGCACCCCACGTGGATGACGGCGCCCTTAGCATTTGCCTATACGGCCTATGCCCAGGACCGGCTCTGTGTCCATCCAATCACAAAAGACGAGTATTGTACCACCTCCCTCTGTAATCTGAaatgtctttgtgttcatgaaatgttgttgtgcttTGTGAAATGCTGCATTTTCCGAAATTTGGTTTcgtttcccaaaatgttaagGTTTTCTAAGTGTTAAGTgttttctaaattaaaaaaaaaaattacgaaaatgttttgttgttttgtggaacatctttgtttttctcaaatgCTCGGGTTCCCCCAGAATGTCATCTTTCCTGAAATGTCATTTTGTTCCCTGAAATGTTTTGACGTTTTCTCGAAAGTTATTGTGCTctctgaaatgtctttttttttgtttagcgtcattgtgttttgtgaaacgAGAGGGTTCGCGCAATGACGTtgtgttttgggattttttttttatcaagctctctgaaatgttgttgtgtgttgtttggcCTGATATATTGTTGTATGCTCTgaaatgctgttgtgttttgaccctcgTGGTCACCACAGTTTTTCCCACCGCGTGAGAGCCATTTTGGGGAGTTTTTCCTTCTCCATGTCGAGGCTCTTAGAATGGAGGATGTCATGTATGCAGATTGTGAATCCACCTCAAGCAGATTTGTGATATTGGCCTATATGAATAAAATTGACTTGAACTTAAATGTTACTTGCAGAAATCAAGTCATATGGAGTTGCTCCACCGACAAGCCCCCCGCAGAACAAGCTCAAGGTCAGATCTTCTCCATCCGAGTGTAACACAGTAACCCTGAGCTCCACTGTGCCGTCTCTGTTCGCCTACATGGCTCCGTGCACTCGCCCTCCCTGCCCTGCACCACCATCGTGACCTCCTTGCAGAGGCGAGGGAGAAGTTTTCCAGCGCGCAGCCCATGCAGCCAGGCTCCCTTGAGGGTGGGAAAGTGCTGCGTTccgagtgtgtgtatgtgtgtgttgtgtgtgtgtgtgtgtgtgtgtgtttattccgACCAAATCACCCATCGGCTCTCTCGCAGCAGCTAAATAAGGAGAAGGCAGGGCCAATGAGTTCTGACTGCGGGTCAGCAGCCAAATGTTCCACCTTCTTGGATGTTGCAATGCATCAATCGCAGTGCCCACTCACTGTGCGGTAACACCTTTGTGGACCATCTGCCCAAGCCTGGCTTCCCTCtggtacgcacacacacacacacacacacacacacacacacacacacacacacacacacacacacacacacacacacacaaggtctGTTATTTCCTTCTTTTTGCATCTCTGCCCAAGAGGGGTACTAATCCCccgtacatacatacacatgcgAAAATTCCCACTTAGAAAGGTTTAGCTTCGTCGAGAGCCTTTGATAGTTCAATCACTTTAATTTTCTATCAGTTTTTCAACTCCAAATTTGAATCACACagaatcatttttaaacatcccTCTGGCATAGAAAACAttggaaaaaaagatttctttcCCTTTAATTAACACAACCGTTTTACCTCTTCATCCACAGACAGGTTCATCTACtggggccacacacacacacacacacacacacacacacacacacacacacacacacacacacacacacacatattcctCTGTTTCTGCACCAAAGGAGGATTAAATTGTGTAACAGAAGGGCAGAATCAGTGTCCGGGGCTCTTCACAGAGTGGATAATTATTCCCTCTGTGTCCCTGTATTGCATGTATTATCCAACTGAGCAAACAGTCTCAGGGCTCCTTGTCCTGCTCGCAGACAGGGCCGCCAGTGCGGGCCTGTGAGATCTGCATATTGGCCCATGGTGGTTTAAGCTGTGTGAGGAGAGGCGGTGCCACTGACTGTATGTCCGTGCATGCGGAGCTGGTGAAAATGTTTTCCACGCGAGAGGAGATAGACGGCAAGAGGGAGCCGCGCGTGAGCCGGGCGAGGGGGAGACAGAAGGAGGGCCGTTCTGGATTCCTTCGAGCAACTCCAAATAGATTTCCAGGCAAAACATATTTGCATACGCAAGACAGTGCTACGAGCTATCTGAGTGAGCCGTGGCATGTGTGCACTGAACAGATGGGTAATTTTTTTAGAGCTTTCTTGCAGAAATTTCAGCCCATTAAATTGAGATCTCGGGCATCATTCAGCCTGCCTTTTCTTCTTCACGTCAGGATCAAGTTGCTCTTTTTGATCAGATGGATGAAATGTCTTGCTCTCTGACACGATGTTGTCTGATGTGTGTCGATGGATCAAAGATATTACAGACAGCCCACACGCTTCAATCAACCTCTGTGAATTCATGCGTTAACAGAGCCAAGACGGGAACATACagcagagggaggggaaggCTGCGTCCCCTTTCTTCAAACCGAGTCACACCATAGTTCCTGCAAACACTTCTGTCACCACAGAGACTCTTCTGAGCTGCTAAAAAGGCATGAATTCAGTCCTAATAGTCAATGTGTCAACCAGATCATAGTTTGCTTTGTGTGTTGGCTCTCTCATGATTGTTTCTGGACACATCAGAGCTAATTCAAATATTTGTCTCATTGTTTTGCTGACGATTGACTGGCTTCTATTCAAGTTTGATTCAAGACAATACAGCTTTTTTTGTATGGCTCATTTTATACAATTCACGTTGCTTTACAGAGTGATACTGTTAAAGAAACAGCAAAGGTGAAAGATTTACAatttaaaagtgtaaaaatacagacaaaaactGTCATCTCTTCTGAGGCAGTGTTCACCAAAAGCCTGAT
Above is a genomic segment from Sparus aurata chromosome 20, fSpaAur1.1, whole genome shotgun sequence containing:
- the LOC115571705 gene encoding pentraxin fusion protein-like, with translation MSVIAVRLAVAVLSVFGFSSATQVGLTDKVLVFPYETDFSFVALIPQKEMGLRAFTLCMRVATELPEERQIILFAYRTADYDELNVWREKDGRVSFYMSGDGIFFHLPPITTFRTSICLTWESRTGLAAFWVEGKRSTYQVYKPGHTIRPEGTVLLGQDPDKHLGGLEAVQSFVGEVTDLNMWDFVLSRSMIQAWHYGHKVPKGNIFDWGTLEYELNGNVMVVDDD